One region of Perca flavescens isolate YP-PL-M2 unplaced genomic scaffold, PFLA_1.0 EPR50_1.1_unplaced_scaf_38, whole genome shotgun sequence genomic DNA includes:
- the LOC114551705 gene encoding E3 ubiquitin/ISG15 ligase TRIM25-like produces MAQANISVAESQFRCPVCLDLLKNPVSTPCGHTYCMSCINNYWDQADSGQFSCPQCRETFSPRPVLRRNTVLAEVVDKLKLSEMVPEPELYLEGVGEVPCDFCPAESKLRAAKSCLVCLASFCELHVLPHREVGTLRRHKLVAAVECLAERMCAQHRLGLEPAGSGSEAEAPVEWSGDCLLCEADQEEVHSVDAQRARRQLQLQGSQRTIQERTLSGEKVGGVSTKPGVPQVVSVVAVLDDSDALFADMALRLRKPRAEVRRPSKAGGKGAERWLGGLERDLEVLEKDLEG; encoded by the exons ATGGCCCAGGCAAATATCTCGGTGGCGGAGAGCCAGTTCAGGTGTCCCGTCTGCCTGGACCTCCTGAAGAACCCAGTGTCCACCCCATGCGGACACACCTACTGCATGTCGTGCATCAACAACTACTGGGACCAGGCGGATTCGGGCCAGTTCAGCTGCCCGCAGTGCCGGGAGACGTTCAGCCCTCGGCCGGTGCTCCGGAGGAACACGGTGCTAGCCGAAGTCGTCGACAAACTCAAGCTGAGTGAGATGGTTCCAGAGCCGGAGCTTTACCTGGAGGGAGTCGGGGAAGTACCGTGCGACTTTTGCCCGGCGGAGAGCAAGCTGAGGGCGGCTAAGTCGTGTCTGGTTTGCCTGGCGTCTTTCTGCGAGCTCCACGTTCTGCCGCACCGGGAGGTCGGCACGCTGCGGCGGCACAAGCTGGTGGCCGCGGTGGAGTGCTTGGCGGAGCGGATGTGCGCCCAGCACCGCCTGGGTCTGGAGCCCGCGGGGAGCGGCTCTGAGGCGGAGGCCCCGGTGGAGTGGAGCGGGGACTGTCTGCTGTGCGAGGCGGACCAGGAGGAAGTGCACAGTGTGGACGCCCAGAGAGCCAGGAGACAG ctcCAGCTCCAGGGATCTCAGAGGACGATTCAAGAAAGGACACTGAGTGGAGAGAAAGTTGGAGGAGTTTCAACAAAGCCTGGAGTCCCTCAAG ttgtCAGTGTCGTGGCTGTTTTGGATGACAGTGATGCTCTGTTTGCAGACATGGCACTCCGCCTGAGAAAACCAAGGGCAGAGGTGAGGA GGCCGAGCAAGGCTGGAGGCAAGGGAGCCGAGCGGTGGTTGGGAGGGCTGGAGCGAGACCTAGAGGTGCTGGAGAAAGACCTGGAGGGCTGA